A stretch of the Bradyrhizobium sp. CCBAU 53351 genome encodes the following:
- a CDS encoding cobalamin biosynthesis protein codes for MKVAGFGFRRDVTLASLRDALRAAGGPEGLAAMATVSDKADAEPLKQLARECGVPIKAVPAEMLAGIATPSQSDLVMEKFRTGSVAEAAALAAAGPRARLIATRAVSQDRTATAAIAEGDGA; via the coding sequence ATGAAAGTGGCTGGCTTCGGGTTCAGGAGAGATGTCACGCTGGCCTCGCTGCGCGATGCGCTGCGGGCGGCGGGCGGTCCCGAAGGTCTCGCAGCGATGGCGACTGTCAGCGACAAGGCCGACGCGGAGCCGCTAAAGCAGCTCGCGCGTGAGTGCGGTGTGCCGATCAAGGCTGTTCCGGCTGAGATGCTGGCCGGGATCGCAACGCCAAGCCAGTCGGATCTCGTGATGGAGAAGTTCAGGACCGGATCGGTCGCAGAAGCCGCGGCGCTCGCGGCGGCTGGCCCTCGCGCGCGGCTGATTGCGACGCGGGCGGTCTCGCAGGATCGCACCGCAACCGCCGCAATCGCGGAAGGAGACGGCGCATGA
- the cobM gene encoding precorrin-4 C(11)-methyltransferase: MTVHFIGAGPGAPDLLTLRGRDLIAACPVCLYAGSLIPDGVLAHCPPGARIVNTAPLSLDEIIAEIATAHAEGKDVARLHSGDLSIWSAMGEQLRRLRALGIPFSVTPGVPSFSAAAAALEAELTLPGLAQTVVLTRTPGRASAMPDGEKLAAFAATGAVLAIHLSIHLLDQVVAELTPHYGENCPVAIVWRASWPDQRIVRATLGTLDAAVGAEMERTALILAGKTLGATDFDESRLYAADYDRRYRPVGAEPRFPEAS; encoded by the coding sequence ATGACGGTGCATTTCATCGGCGCCGGGCCGGGCGCGCCAGATCTGCTGACCCTGCGCGGCCGCGACCTGATCGCGGCCTGTCCGGTCTGTCTCTATGCGGGCTCACTGATCCCTGACGGCGTGCTTGCGCATTGCCCTCCCGGCGCGCGCATCGTCAACACCGCGCCTTTGTCGCTCGATGAGATCATCGCGGAGATCGCCACGGCGCATGCCGAGGGCAAGGATGTCGCACGGCTGCATTCCGGCGATCTCTCGATCTGGTCGGCGATGGGCGAGCAACTCCGCCGCCTGCGCGCGCTGGGCATTCCCTTTTCGGTCACGCCGGGCGTGCCGTCCTTCTCCGCCGCTGCGGCAGCGCTCGAGGCTGAGCTGACCCTACCGGGGCTTGCCCAGACGGTCGTCCTGACGCGCACGCCGGGCCGCGCCAGTGCAATGCCTGACGGCGAGAAGCTGGCCGCGTTCGCCGCGACCGGCGCGGTGCTCGCGATTCATCTGTCGATTCACCTGCTCGACCAAGTCGTCGCCGAGCTCACGCCGCATTACGGCGAAAATTGTCCGGTCGCGATCGTCTGGCGCGCAAGCTGGCCGGACCAGCGTATCGTGCGCGCGACGCTCGGCACGCTCGATGCAGCAGTCGGCGCGGAGATGGAGCGTACTGCGCTGATCCTGGCCGGCAAGACGCTTGGCGCTACGGATTTTGACGAGAGCCGCCTCTACGCCGCCGACTACGACCGTCGCTACCGACCTGTCGGCGCCGAGCCTCGCTTTCCGGAGGCGTCGTGA
- a CDS encoding cobyrinate a,c-diamide synthase has protein sequence MAVGLVISAPASGVGKTTLTLALARAWRHRGLNVQCFKSGPDYIDPAFHAAATGRASVNVDSWAMDRGTIAHLASRGADADIVLAEGSMGLFDGVAARGVCGTGATADIAEMLGWPVLLVIDPSGQAQTAAAIAAGLRDYRAGVRLAGVVLNRVASPRHEDLVRRALKDAGIAVFGALPRHAEISLPKRHLGLVQAEEQAEIGKLIDEAARFVAEHVDLAAVLRSAAGWSPQPAANGLTVVPPGQRIALARDAAFSFVYPHMLEAWRAAGAEILPFSPLADETPDASADVCWLPGGYPELHAGRIASNARFREGLRAFAETRPVHGECGGYMVLGAALTDADGIRHEMTDLLGLETSFAKRRMHLGYRLATLAAPMPGYRAGARLRGHEFHYSTILAQPDTPLAVVHDATGAVIAETGSRRGRVSGTFFHLIAEDR, from the coding sequence ATGGCGGTGGGCCTTGTCATCTCCGCACCGGCCTCCGGAGTCGGCAAGACCACGCTGACGCTGGCGCTCGCACGCGCCTGGCGCCATCGCGGCCTGAACGTGCAGTGCTTCAAGAGTGGCCCCGACTACATCGATCCCGCCTTCCACGCGGCCGCGACGGGCCGCGCCTCCGTCAATGTCGATAGCTGGGCGATGGACCGCGGCACGATCGCCCATCTCGCCAGCCGCGGCGCGGATGCCGATATCGTGCTCGCCGAGGGCTCGATGGGCCTGTTCGACGGCGTCGCCGCGCGCGGCGTCTGCGGCACCGGTGCTACCGCCGACATCGCGGAGATGCTGGGCTGGCCGGTGCTGCTGGTGATCGACCCCTCTGGACAGGCGCAGACAGCGGCGGCGATCGCCGCAGGCCTGCGCGATTACCGCGCCGGCGTGCGCCTCGCGGGCGTCGTGCTCAATCGTGTCGCCAGCCCACGCCATGAAGACCTGGTGCGGCGTGCGCTCAAAGATGCCGGCATCGCCGTGTTCGGCGCGCTGCCGCGCCATGCCGAGATCAGCCTGCCGAAGCGGCATCTCGGCCTGGTGCAGGCCGAAGAGCAGGCCGAGATCGGCAAGCTGATCGACGAGGCCGCGCGCTTCGTCGCCGAGCATGTCGATCTCGCTGCCGTGTTGCGCTCCGCAGCCGGCTGGTCGCCGCAGCCGGCCGCAAATGGCCTGACCGTGGTGCCGCCCGGCCAGCGCATTGCGTTGGCGCGTGATGCCGCGTTCTCCTTCGTCTATCCCCATATGCTGGAAGCCTGGCGCGCGGCGGGCGCCGAGATCCTGCCGTTCTCGCCGCTGGCCGATGAAACGCCTGACGCGAGCGCCGATGTGTGCTGGCTGCCCGGCGGCTATCCCGAGCTTCATGCCGGCAGGATCGCGTCCAATGCGCGTTTTCGCGAGGGCCTGCGCGCCTTCGCCGAAACGCGACCCGTGCATGGCGAATGCGGGGGCTATATGGTGCTGGGAGCCGCTTTGACCGACGCGGACGGGATCCGCCATGAGATGACAGACCTGCTTGGCCTCGAGACCAGCTTTGCCAAACGCCGCATGCATCTGGGCTATCGCCTCGCGACGCTCGCCGCGCCGATGCCGGGATATCGCGCCGGGGCGCGCCTGCGCGGCCACGAGTTTCACTATTCGACCATTCTCGCCCAGCCTGACACGCCGCTCGCGGTCGTGCATGATGCGACGGGTGCAGTCATCGCCGAAACCGGCTCGCGGCGCGGCCGTGTCAGCGGCACGTTCTTTCATCTGATCGCGGAGGATCGGTGA
- the cobA gene encoding uroporphyrinogen-III C-methyltransferase, with amino-acid sequence MSGFVSFISAGPGDPELLTLKGAARLREADVVLYDDLASGAILDLARPEANLVSVGKRAGRPSTKQHHVNRLLVDYAVTGARVVRLKSGDAGIFGRLEEEIETLREAGIGYEIVPGVTSACAAAAQAGIPLTRRHTSRRVQFITGADVTGELPPNLNWAALADPEATTVVYMGRRTFPALAAKLIAHGLAADTPALVAESLGRSDERLVRTTIAELAEQLARGGAASTAAVILFGALAGDYPS; translated from the coding sequence GTGAGCGGATTCGTCTCCTTCATCTCCGCCGGACCCGGCGACCCCGAATTGCTCACGCTCAAGGGCGCCGCGCGGCTGCGCGAGGCCGACGTCGTGCTCTATGACGATCTCGCCTCGGGCGCGATCCTCGATCTTGCCCGGCCCGAAGCCAATCTCGTCTCGGTCGGTAAGCGGGCAGGGCGGCCCTCGACCAAGCAGCATCACGTCAACCGCCTGCTGGTCGACTATGCCGTAACGGGCGCGCGCGTGGTGCGGCTGAAGTCCGGCGATGCCGGGATATTCGGCCGCCTCGAGGAGGAGATCGAGACGCTGCGCGAAGCCGGCATCGGCTATGAGATCGTCCCCGGCGTCACCTCGGCTTGCGCCGCCGCGGCTCAGGCCGGCATTCCCCTGACAAGGCGCCACACCTCGCGCCGGGTGCAGTTCATCACCGGCGCGGACGTCACCGGCGAGCTGCCGCCGAACCTGAATTGGGCGGCGCTGGCCGACCCTGAAGCGACGACCGTGGTCTATATGGGCCGGCGCACCTTTCCGGCGCTTGCCGCAAAATTGATCGCGCATGGGCTTGCCGCGGATACGCCGGCGCTGGTCGCCGAATCCCTCGGCCGTTCCGACGAGCGGCTGGTCCGCACCACCATTGCCGAGCTTGCCGAGCAGCTTGCCCGCGGCGGCGCGGCTTCCACCGCCGCCGTGATCCTGTTCGGCGCGCTGGCAGGGGATTATCCGTCGTGA
- a CDS encoding energy-coupling factor ABC transporter permease, with amino-acid sequence MHIEPGIVTGAKLVLSYATGIAAGGVALKLAAETVREQGMTSFAARALATTVLVFVFFEILPHFPVGVSEVHFILGSTLFLLFGAAPAAFGLAFGLLLQGVFFEPADIPQYGMNVTTLLVPLFAIQAIATRTIPRNTAYVDLKYRQALALSTTYQAGVIGWVAFWALYGSGFAMSNLASIATFAASYALVIVIEPLADLAVLALAKSLRGVTAPGFVTPRLHNAA; translated from the coding sequence ATGCATATCGAACCCGGGATCGTGACGGGCGCCAAGCTCGTGTTGAGTTACGCAACCGGCATCGCCGCAGGCGGCGTTGCCCTGAAGCTCGCGGCCGAGACCGTACGCGAGCAGGGCATGACGTCGTTTGCCGCGCGCGCCTTGGCCACGACGGTCCTCGTCTTCGTCTTCTTCGAGATCCTGCCGCACTTCCCGGTCGGCGTCTCCGAGGTCCACTTCATTCTCGGCTCGACCTTGTTCCTGCTGTTCGGTGCGGCGCCCGCCGCCTTTGGCCTCGCGTTCGGCCTGCTGCTTCAGGGCGTGTTCTTCGAGCCGGCCGACATCCCGCAATACGGCATGAACGTCACGACGCTCCTGGTGCCGCTGTTCGCGATCCAGGCGATCGCCACACGGACCATCCCGCGCAACACCGCCTATGTCGATTTGAAGTATCGCCAGGCGCTGGCGCTGTCGACGACCTATCAGGCCGGCGTGATCGGCTGGGTGGCGTTCTGGGCGCTCTACGGCTCGGGCTTTGCGATGAGCAACCTCGCCAGCATCGCGACGTTCGCCGCCTCTTACGCGCTGGTCATCGTGATCGAGCCGCTGGCCGATCTGGCCGTGCTGGCGCTGGCGAAGTCGCTGCGCGGCGTCACCGCGCCGGGCTTCGTCACCCCGCGCCTGCACAACGCGGCCTAA
- the cobF gene encoding precorrin-6A synthase (deacetylating), with amino-acid sequence MLTLSLIGIGCGDPGQLTRAAIEAINAADLVLIPRKGTAKSDLADLRRTICADVLTNQTTRIAEFDLPVRDTEEADYRKGVDDWHDAVAATWQHAVADHLKGEGKVALLIWGDPSLYDSSLRIARRLDPLPKIEVVPGITAIQALCAAHALPLNDIGEPFLVTTGRRLREGGWPQGVDTVVVMLDGGTAFQSLDPDSLHIYWGAYLGMQDQIILSGALAEIGPRIVAVRQEARARHGWIMDSYILKRTR; translated from the coding sequence ATGCTCACGCTTTCCCTGATCGGCATCGGTTGCGGCGATCCTGGCCAGCTCACGCGCGCCGCCATTGAAGCCATCAACGCCGCCGATCTCGTCCTGATCCCGCGCAAGGGAACGGCGAAGTCCGATCTCGCCGATCTCAGGCGGACGATCTGCGCGGATGTTCTGACCAATCAAACGACGCGTATTGCCGAGTTCGATCTTCCCGTGCGCGACACAGAGGAAGCGGATTACCGCAAGGGCGTGGACGACTGGCACGATGCGGTTGCCGCGACCTGGCAGCACGCGGTCGCAGATCATCTCAAGGGTGAGGGCAAGGTTGCGCTGCTGATCTGGGGCGATCCCTCGCTGTATGATTCCTCGCTGCGCATTGCGCGGCGGCTCGATCCCTTGCCCAAAATCGAAGTCGTACCCGGCATCACCGCGATCCAGGCGCTGTGCGCGGCCCATGCGCTGCCCCTCAACGACATCGGCGAGCCATTTCTGGTCACGACGGGACGGCGCCTGCGCGAAGGCGGCTGGCCGCAAGGCGTCGACACCGTGGTGGTGATGCTCGACGGCGGCACGGCGTTCCAGTCGCTCGATCCTGATAGCCTCCACATTTACTGGGGCGCCTATCTCGGCATGCAAGATCAGATCATCCTATCCGGCGCGCTCGCCGAAATCGGCCCGCGCATCGTGGCCGTGCGGCAGGAGGCGCGCGCGCGCCACGGCTGGATCATGGACAGCTACATTCTCAAGCGGACGCGTTAA